One Urocitellus parryii isolate mUroPar1 chromosome 8, mUroPar1.hap1, whole genome shotgun sequence DNA window includes the following coding sequences:
- the Gprc6a gene encoding G-protein coupled receptor family C group 6 member A isoform X1, with protein sequence MALLMILITCFMAILATSQPCQTPDDFVAVTSPGHIMIGGLFAIHEKMLSSEDQSRRPQIQKCVGFEVSAFLQTLAMIHSIEMINNSTLLSGVKLGYEIYDTCTEVTAAMAATLRFLSKFNCSRETVEFQCDYSNYMPRVKAVIGAGYSEITMAVSRMLNLQLIPQVSYESTAEILSDKIRFPSFLRTVPSDFYQTKAMAHLIQKSGWNWIGIITTDDDYGRLALDTFAIQAAANNVCIAFKEVFPAFLSDNTIEVRINQTLEKIIAEAQVNVIVVFLRRFHVFNLFNKAIERNIHKIWIASDNWSTATKIITIPNVKKLGKVVGFTFRRGNISSFHAFLQTLHLYPNDNNKPLREYAILFSDCEHVKDSDLSQCISNRSQGALTYKVKEDVKRNFFMRNDFLWHYTEPGLIHSIQLAVFALGYAIRDLCQVRDCQNPNAFQPWELLDVLKNVTFTDGGNSFHFDAHGDLNIGYDVVLWKEINGHMTIAKMAEYDLQNDVFIIPNQEAKNEFRNLKQTLSKCSKECSPGEMKKTTRSQHICCYECVSCPENHYSNQTDMDHCVLCNNETHWAPVRSAMCLEKEVEYLNWNDSLALLLVALSLLGIIFVLAIGIIFTRNLNTPVVKSSGGLVVCYVILLCHFLNFASTGFFIGEPQDFTCKTRQTLFGVSFTLCISCILMKSLKILLAFSFDPNLQNFLKCLYKPIPIIFTCTGIQVIICILWLIFAAPTVEENVSLPRVIILECEEGSTLAFGTMLGYIAILAFICFIFAFKGRKLPENYNEAKFITFGMLIYFIAWITFIPVYATTLGKYLPAVEIIVILISNYGILCCTFFPKCYVILCKQETNTKSAFLELIYSYSSHSAGNLAMSHASLDSTSSNITTTHPSPHGNSAAWQKSKDLQVQPFAQTCGDNGTKVSKTFPRKRISSI encoded by the exons ATGGCATTATTAATGATACTAATTACCTGCTTCATGGCTATTCTTGCTACTTCCCAACCTTGTCAAACTCCTGATGACTTTGTGGCTGTCACTTCTCCAGGACATATCATGATTGGAGGTTTGTTCGCCATTCATGAAAAAATGCTGTCCTCAGAAGACCAGTCCAGACGACCACAAATCCAGAAGTGTGTTGG CTTTGAAGTATCAGCTTTTCTTCAAACGCTTGCCATGATACACAGCATTGAGATGATCAACAATTCAACACTATTATCTGGAGTCAAACTGGGGTATGAAATCTATGACACTTGTACCGAAGTTACAGCAGCAATGGCAGCCACGCTGAGGTTTCTTTCTAAGTTCAACTGCTCTAGAGAAACCGTGGAGTTTCAGTGTGACTATTCGAACTACATGCCaagggttaaggctgtcataggTGCTGGCTACTCAGAAATAACCATGGCAGTCTCCAGAATGTTGAACCTTCAGCTCATTCCACAG GTGAGTTATGAATCAACTGCAGAAATCCTAAGTGACAAAATTcgctttccttcatttttacgGACTGTACCCAGTGACTTCTATCAAACTAAAGCAATGGCCCACCTGATTCAGAAATCTGGATGGAACTGGATTGGCATCATAACCACAGATGATGACTATGGACGATTGGCTCTCGACACTTTTGCAATTCAGGCTGCAGCAAATAATGTGTGCATAGCCTTCAAAGAGGTTTTCCCAGCCTTCCTCTCTGATAATACCATCGAAGTCAGGATCAATCAGACACTAGAGAAAATCATTGCCGAGGCCCAGGTTAATGTCATTGTGGTATTTCTGAGGAGATTCCATGTATTCAATCTCTTCAATAAAGCCATTGAAAGGAATATACATAAGATCTGGATTGCTAGTGATAATTGGTCAACTGCCACCAAGATTATCACTATTCCTAATGTTAAAAAGCTTGGCAAAGTTGTGGGGTTTACTTTTAGAAGAGGGAATATATCCTCTTTCCATGCCTTTCTTCAAACCCTGCACTTATATCCTAATGACAATAACAAACCCCTGCGTGAATATGCCATCCTTTTTTCTGACTGTGAGCATGTCAAAGACAGTGATTTGAGTCAATGCATTTCCAACCGTTCTCAGGGGGCTTTAACCTACAAGGTTAAGGAAGATGTAAAAAGGAACTTCTTCATGAGAAATGACTTCCTCTGGCATTATACTGAGCCAGGACTCATACATAGTATTCAGCTTGCCGTGTTTGCCCTTGGCTATGCCATTCGAGATCTGTGCCAAGTTCGAGACTGTCAGAACCCCAACGCCTTTCAACCATGGGAG ctACTTGATGTGCTGAAAAATGTGACATTCACTGATGGAGggaattcttttcattttgatgctCATGGGGACTTGAATATTGGATATGATGTTGTGCTCTGGAAAGAGATCAATGGCCACATGACCATCGCCAAGATGGCAGAATATGACCTACAGAATGATGTCTTCATCATCCcaaaccaggaagcaaaaaatgaattcaggaatCTTAAG CAAACATTATCGAAATGCTCCAAGGAATGCAGTCctggagaaatgaagaaaactacaagAAGTCAACATATCTGCTGCTATGAATGTGTGAGCTGCCCTGAAAATCACTACAGTAATCAGACAG ATATGGATCACTGCGTATTATGCAACAACGAAACTCACTGGGCCCCTGTTAGGAGCGCTATGTGCTTGGAAAAGGAAGTGGAATATCTCAACTGGAATGACTCCCTGGCTCTTCTGCTGGTGGCCCTCTCCCTCCTGGGAATCATATTTGTTTTGGCCATTGGCATAATATTTACAAGAAACCTGAACACGCCTGTTGTGAAATCATCAGGGGGATTAGTGGTCTGCTACGTGATCCTGCTTTGTCATTTTCTCAACTTTGCCAGCACAGGCTTTTTCATCGGAGAGCCACAAGACTTCACATGCAAAACCAGACAGACGCTATTTGGAGTGAGCTTTACCCTCTGCATCTCCTGCATTTTGATGAAGTCTCTGAAAATTTTGCTAGCTTTCAGCTTTGATCCCAACTTGCAGAACTTCTTGAAGTGCCTCTATAAACCTATCCCCATCATTTTCACTTGCACAGGTATTCAGGTTATCATTTGTATACTCTGGCTCATCTTTGCAGCACCTACTGTGGAGGAGAATGTGTCCTTGCCCAGAGTCATTATCCTGGAGTGTGAGGAGGGATCCACACTTGCATTTGGCACCATGCTGGGTTATATTGCCATCCTGGCCTTCATTTGCTTCATATTTGCCTTCAAAGGCAGGAAATTACCTGAGAATTACAATGAAGCCAAATTCATAACATTCGGCATGCTTATTTACTTCATAGCTTGGATCACATTCATCCCTGTCTATGCTACCACATTGGGCAAGTATTTGCCAGCTGTAGAGATCATCGTCATTTTAATATCCAACTATGGGATCCTATGTTGTACATTCTTCCCCAAATGTTATGTTATTCTTTGCAAGCAAGAGACTAACACAAAATCAGCCTTTCTTGAGTTGATTTACAGTTATTCTTCTCACAGTGCTGGGAACCTTGCCATGAGTCATGCTTCACTGGACTCCACTAGTAGCAATATCACAACGACCCATCCCAGTCCTCATGGAAACTCTGCAGCCTGGCAGAAAAGCAAAGATCTTCAGGTACAACCATTTGCACAGACATGCGGAGACAATGGGACAAAGGTTTCAAAAACTTTTCCTCGGAAAAGAATTTCAAGTATATAA
- the Gprc6a gene encoding G-protein coupled receptor family C group 6 member A isoform X2 codes for MALLMILITCFMAILATSQPCQTPDDFVAVTSPGHIMIGGLFAIHEKMLSSEDQSRRPQIQKCVGFEVSAFLQTLAMIHSIEMINNSTLLSGVKLGYEIYDTCTEVTAAMAATLRFLSKFNCSRETVEFQCDYSNYMPRVKAVIGAGYSEITMAVSRMLNLQLIPQVSYESTAEILSDKIRFPSFLRTVPSDFYQTKAMAHLIQKSGWNWIGIITTDDDYGRLALDTFAIQAAANNVCIAFKEVFPAFLSDNTIEVRINQTLEKIIAEAQVNVIVVFLRRFHVFNLFNKAIERNIHKIWIASDNWSTATKIITIPNVKKLGKVVGFTFRRGNISSFHAFLQTLHLYPNDNNKPLREYAILFSDCEHVKDSDLSQCISNRSQGALTYKVKEDVKRNFFMRNDFLWHYTEPGLIHSIQLAVFALGYAIRDLCQVRDCQNPNAFQPWEQTLSKCSKECSPGEMKKTTRSQHICCYECVSCPENHYSNQTDMDHCVLCNNETHWAPVRSAMCLEKEVEYLNWNDSLALLLVALSLLGIIFVLAIGIIFTRNLNTPVVKSSGGLVVCYVILLCHFLNFASTGFFIGEPQDFTCKTRQTLFGVSFTLCISCILMKSLKILLAFSFDPNLQNFLKCLYKPIPIIFTCTGIQVIICILWLIFAAPTVEENVSLPRVIILECEEGSTLAFGTMLGYIAILAFICFIFAFKGRKLPENYNEAKFITFGMLIYFIAWITFIPVYATTLGKYLPAVEIIVILISNYGILCCTFFPKCYVILCKQETNTKSAFLELIYSYSSHSAGNLAMSHASLDSTSSNITTTHPSPHGNSAAWQKSKDLQVQPFAQTCGDNGTKVSKTFPRKRISSI; via the exons ATGGCATTATTAATGATACTAATTACCTGCTTCATGGCTATTCTTGCTACTTCCCAACCTTGTCAAACTCCTGATGACTTTGTGGCTGTCACTTCTCCAGGACATATCATGATTGGAGGTTTGTTCGCCATTCATGAAAAAATGCTGTCCTCAGAAGACCAGTCCAGACGACCACAAATCCAGAAGTGTGTTGG CTTTGAAGTATCAGCTTTTCTTCAAACGCTTGCCATGATACACAGCATTGAGATGATCAACAATTCAACACTATTATCTGGAGTCAAACTGGGGTATGAAATCTATGACACTTGTACCGAAGTTACAGCAGCAATGGCAGCCACGCTGAGGTTTCTTTCTAAGTTCAACTGCTCTAGAGAAACCGTGGAGTTTCAGTGTGACTATTCGAACTACATGCCaagggttaaggctgtcataggTGCTGGCTACTCAGAAATAACCATGGCAGTCTCCAGAATGTTGAACCTTCAGCTCATTCCACAG GTGAGTTATGAATCAACTGCAGAAATCCTAAGTGACAAAATTcgctttccttcatttttacgGACTGTACCCAGTGACTTCTATCAAACTAAAGCAATGGCCCACCTGATTCAGAAATCTGGATGGAACTGGATTGGCATCATAACCACAGATGATGACTATGGACGATTGGCTCTCGACACTTTTGCAATTCAGGCTGCAGCAAATAATGTGTGCATAGCCTTCAAAGAGGTTTTCCCAGCCTTCCTCTCTGATAATACCATCGAAGTCAGGATCAATCAGACACTAGAGAAAATCATTGCCGAGGCCCAGGTTAATGTCATTGTGGTATTTCTGAGGAGATTCCATGTATTCAATCTCTTCAATAAAGCCATTGAAAGGAATATACATAAGATCTGGATTGCTAGTGATAATTGGTCAACTGCCACCAAGATTATCACTATTCCTAATGTTAAAAAGCTTGGCAAAGTTGTGGGGTTTACTTTTAGAAGAGGGAATATATCCTCTTTCCATGCCTTTCTTCAAACCCTGCACTTATATCCTAATGACAATAACAAACCCCTGCGTGAATATGCCATCCTTTTTTCTGACTGTGAGCATGTCAAAGACAGTGATTTGAGTCAATGCATTTCCAACCGTTCTCAGGGGGCTTTAACCTACAAGGTTAAGGAAGATGTAAAAAGGAACTTCTTCATGAGAAATGACTTCCTCTGGCATTATACTGAGCCAGGACTCATACATAGTATTCAGCTTGCCGTGTTTGCCCTTGGCTATGCCATTCGAGATCTGTGCCAAGTTCGAGACTGTCAGAACCCCAACGCCTTTCAACCATGGGAG CAAACATTATCGAAATGCTCCAAGGAATGCAGTCctggagaaatgaagaaaactacaagAAGTCAACATATCTGCTGCTATGAATGTGTGAGCTGCCCTGAAAATCACTACAGTAATCAGACAG ATATGGATCACTGCGTATTATGCAACAACGAAACTCACTGGGCCCCTGTTAGGAGCGCTATGTGCTTGGAAAAGGAAGTGGAATATCTCAACTGGAATGACTCCCTGGCTCTTCTGCTGGTGGCCCTCTCCCTCCTGGGAATCATATTTGTTTTGGCCATTGGCATAATATTTACAAGAAACCTGAACACGCCTGTTGTGAAATCATCAGGGGGATTAGTGGTCTGCTACGTGATCCTGCTTTGTCATTTTCTCAACTTTGCCAGCACAGGCTTTTTCATCGGAGAGCCACAAGACTTCACATGCAAAACCAGACAGACGCTATTTGGAGTGAGCTTTACCCTCTGCATCTCCTGCATTTTGATGAAGTCTCTGAAAATTTTGCTAGCTTTCAGCTTTGATCCCAACTTGCAGAACTTCTTGAAGTGCCTCTATAAACCTATCCCCATCATTTTCACTTGCACAGGTATTCAGGTTATCATTTGTATACTCTGGCTCATCTTTGCAGCACCTACTGTGGAGGAGAATGTGTCCTTGCCCAGAGTCATTATCCTGGAGTGTGAGGAGGGATCCACACTTGCATTTGGCACCATGCTGGGTTATATTGCCATCCTGGCCTTCATTTGCTTCATATTTGCCTTCAAAGGCAGGAAATTACCTGAGAATTACAATGAAGCCAAATTCATAACATTCGGCATGCTTATTTACTTCATAGCTTGGATCACATTCATCCCTGTCTATGCTACCACATTGGGCAAGTATTTGCCAGCTGTAGAGATCATCGTCATTTTAATATCCAACTATGGGATCCTATGTTGTACATTCTTCCCCAAATGTTATGTTATTCTTTGCAAGCAAGAGACTAACACAAAATCAGCCTTTCTTGAGTTGATTTACAGTTATTCTTCTCACAGTGCTGGGAACCTTGCCATGAGTCATGCTTCACTGGACTCCACTAGTAGCAATATCACAACGACCCATCCCAGTCCTCATGGAAACTCTGCAGCCTGGCAGAAAAGCAAAGATCTTCAGGTACAACCATTTGCACAGACATGCGGAGACAATGGGACAAAGGTTTCAAAAACTTTTCCTCGGAAAAGAATTTCAAGTATATAA
- the Gprc6a gene encoding G-protein coupled receptor family C group 6 member A isoform X3, protein MALLMILITCFMAILATSQPCQTPDDFVAVTSPGHIMIGGLFAIHEKMLSSEDQSRRPQIQKCVGFEVSAFLQTLAMIHSIEMINNSTLLSGVKLGYEIYDTCTEVTAAMAATLRFLSKFNCSRETVEFQCDYSNYMPRVKAVIGAGYSEITMAVSRMLNLQLIPQVSYESTAEILSDKIRFPSFLRTVPSDFYQTKAMAHLIQKSGWNWIGIITTDDDYGRLALDTFAIQAAANNVCIAFKEVFPAFLSDNTIEVRINQTLEKIIAEAQLLDVLKNVTFTDGGNSFHFDAHGDLNIGYDVVLWKEINGHMTIAKMAEYDLQNDVFIIPNQEAKNEFRNLKQTLSKCSKECSPGEMKKTTRSQHICCYECVSCPENHYSNQTDMDHCVLCNNETHWAPVRSAMCLEKEVEYLNWNDSLALLLVALSLLGIIFVLAIGIIFTRNLNTPVVKSSGGLVVCYVILLCHFLNFASTGFFIGEPQDFTCKTRQTLFGVSFTLCISCILMKSLKILLAFSFDPNLQNFLKCLYKPIPIIFTCTGIQVIICILWLIFAAPTVEENVSLPRVIILECEEGSTLAFGTMLGYIAILAFICFIFAFKGRKLPENYNEAKFITFGMLIYFIAWITFIPVYATTLGKYLPAVEIIVILISNYGILCCTFFPKCYVILCKQETNTKSAFLELIYSYSSHSAGNLAMSHASLDSTSSNITTTHPSPHGNSAAWQKSKDLQVQPFAQTCGDNGTKVSKTFPRKRISSI, encoded by the exons ATGGCATTATTAATGATACTAATTACCTGCTTCATGGCTATTCTTGCTACTTCCCAACCTTGTCAAACTCCTGATGACTTTGTGGCTGTCACTTCTCCAGGACATATCATGATTGGAGGTTTGTTCGCCATTCATGAAAAAATGCTGTCCTCAGAAGACCAGTCCAGACGACCACAAATCCAGAAGTGTGTTGG CTTTGAAGTATCAGCTTTTCTTCAAACGCTTGCCATGATACACAGCATTGAGATGATCAACAATTCAACACTATTATCTGGAGTCAAACTGGGGTATGAAATCTATGACACTTGTACCGAAGTTACAGCAGCAATGGCAGCCACGCTGAGGTTTCTTTCTAAGTTCAACTGCTCTAGAGAAACCGTGGAGTTTCAGTGTGACTATTCGAACTACATGCCaagggttaaggctgtcataggTGCTGGCTACTCAGAAATAACCATGGCAGTCTCCAGAATGTTGAACCTTCAGCTCATTCCACAG GTGAGTTATGAATCAACTGCAGAAATCCTAAGTGACAAAATTcgctttccttcatttttacgGACTGTACCCAGTGACTTCTATCAAACTAAAGCAATGGCCCACCTGATTCAGAAATCTGGATGGAACTGGATTGGCATCATAACCACAGATGATGACTATGGACGATTGGCTCTCGACACTTTTGCAATTCAGGCTGCAGCAAATAATGTGTGCATAGCCTTCAAAGAGGTTTTCCCAGCCTTCCTCTCTGATAATACCATCGAAGTCAGGATCAATCAGACACTAGAGAAAATCATTGCCGAGGCCCAG ctACTTGATGTGCTGAAAAATGTGACATTCACTGATGGAGggaattcttttcattttgatgctCATGGGGACTTGAATATTGGATATGATGTTGTGCTCTGGAAAGAGATCAATGGCCACATGACCATCGCCAAGATGGCAGAATATGACCTACAGAATGATGTCTTCATCATCCcaaaccaggaagcaaaaaatgaattcaggaatCTTAAG CAAACATTATCGAAATGCTCCAAGGAATGCAGTCctggagaaatgaagaaaactacaagAAGTCAACATATCTGCTGCTATGAATGTGTGAGCTGCCCTGAAAATCACTACAGTAATCAGACAG ATATGGATCACTGCGTATTATGCAACAACGAAACTCACTGGGCCCCTGTTAGGAGCGCTATGTGCTTGGAAAAGGAAGTGGAATATCTCAACTGGAATGACTCCCTGGCTCTTCTGCTGGTGGCCCTCTCCCTCCTGGGAATCATATTTGTTTTGGCCATTGGCATAATATTTACAAGAAACCTGAACACGCCTGTTGTGAAATCATCAGGGGGATTAGTGGTCTGCTACGTGATCCTGCTTTGTCATTTTCTCAACTTTGCCAGCACAGGCTTTTTCATCGGAGAGCCACAAGACTTCACATGCAAAACCAGACAGACGCTATTTGGAGTGAGCTTTACCCTCTGCATCTCCTGCATTTTGATGAAGTCTCTGAAAATTTTGCTAGCTTTCAGCTTTGATCCCAACTTGCAGAACTTCTTGAAGTGCCTCTATAAACCTATCCCCATCATTTTCACTTGCACAGGTATTCAGGTTATCATTTGTATACTCTGGCTCATCTTTGCAGCACCTACTGTGGAGGAGAATGTGTCCTTGCCCAGAGTCATTATCCTGGAGTGTGAGGAGGGATCCACACTTGCATTTGGCACCATGCTGGGTTATATTGCCATCCTGGCCTTCATTTGCTTCATATTTGCCTTCAAAGGCAGGAAATTACCTGAGAATTACAATGAAGCCAAATTCATAACATTCGGCATGCTTATTTACTTCATAGCTTGGATCACATTCATCCCTGTCTATGCTACCACATTGGGCAAGTATTTGCCAGCTGTAGAGATCATCGTCATTTTAATATCCAACTATGGGATCCTATGTTGTACATTCTTCCCCAAATGTTATGTTATTCTTTGCAAGCAAGAGACTAACACAAAATCAGCCTTTCTTGAGTTGATTTACAGTTATTCTTCTCACAGTGCTGGGAACCTTGCCATGAGTCATGCTTCACTGGACTCCACTAGTAGCAATATCACAACGACCCATCCCAGTCCTCATGGAAACTCTGCAGCCTGGCAGAAAAGCAAAGATCTTCAGGTACAACCATTTGCACAGACATGCGGAGACAATGGGACAAAGGTTTCAAAAACTTTTCCTCGGAAAAGAATTTCAAGTATATAA